In the Rhodospirillaceae bacterium genome, one interval contains:
- a CDS encoding MFS transporter, which translates to MASAPPVSLRRLAAYSAPAFALAMPTIPAFVYLPALYAESLGLAVAGLVLLSARLVDVVSDPLIGILSDRYTTRWGNRKPWILVGGLIAGFALIKLFQPPEDVTTAYLLIWAVLLYLGWTLISVPYTAWGAELSNDYHQRSRITGAREGVTLVGILAAGAIPAITTNMGWSEADGLSAISWLAIAIGGPAIAILLWGVPERPQRTQNRFRERFSFSAVQSAARVIAGNKPFMRLIAAWFINGMANGIPAALFLLYLEHALGADSGQRSLLILAYFLSAVISIPLWLWLSKQVGKHQAWCWAMVLTCAAFLWVPFLAPGDIALFTIVCIFTGLGLGADLALPPALQADVIDFDQLRSGTSRAGLFFALWSMSTKMALALAVGITFPILDAFGFSADGDNSASALWTLSVIYSWVPVVLKCVAIAAIWTFPITRERQEMIRRRLDKRIGRPA; encoded by the coding sequence ATGGCATCTGCCCCCCCAGTCTCGTTACGGCGTCTTGCAGCATACAGCGCACCTGCATTCGCGTTGGCCATGCCAACTATCCCCGCCTTTGTGTATTTGCCAGCCTTGTACGCAGAGAGTTTGGGGTTGGCGGTTGCCGGTTTGGTGCTGCTGAGCGCAAGGCTTGTTGATGTTGTCTCTGATCCACTCATTGGCATTCTCAGCGACAGATACACAACACGTTGGGGTAATCGAAAACCTTGGATACTGGTTGGTGGCCTGATCGCCGGTTTTGCGCTCATCAAACTCTTTCAACCACCTGAAGACGTCACCACAGCGTATCTATTGATCTGGGCTGTACTCCTCTATCTGGGGTGGACATTGATCTCTGTTCCTTACACTGCATGGGGCGCAGAACTGAGTAATGATTACCACCAACGATCTCGCATTACTGGCGCACGGGAAGGCGTAACCCTGGTTGGGATTTTAGCCGCAGGGGCCATTCCGGCGATTACAACAAATATGGGATGGAGCGAGGCAGATGGGTTGTCCGCAATTTCTTGGCTGGCGATTGCGATAGGCGGGCCTGCTATTGCGATATTACTCTGGGGTGTGCCTGAGCGGCCACAGAGAACACAAAACCGCTTTCGCGAACGGTTTTCCTTTAGCGCCGTACAAAGTGCGGCCCGCGTGATCGCTGGCAACAAACCCTTTATGAGATTAATCGCGGCTTGGTTCATAAATGGCATGGCTAACGGCATTCCAGCCGCACTCTTTCTACTGTACCTTGAACATGCTCTTGGCGCGGACAGTGGACAGCGCAGTCTGCTGATATTGGCTTATTTTTTGAGTGCCGTCATTTCTATCCCACTCTGGCTTTGGTTAAGCAAACAGGTTGGTAAACACCAAGCTTGGTGCTGGGCGATGGTTTTGACCTGCGCCGCGTTTTTATGGGTTCCGTTTCTGGCACCCGGCGACATTGCCTTGTTTACAATCGTTTGCATCTTTACGGGACTGGGGTTAGGTGCCGATTTAGCCCTCCCCCCAGCTTTGCAAGCTGATGTCATAGATTTTGATCAATTGAGAAGCGGAACGTCCCGGGCCGGCTTGTTTTTTGCTTTGTGGAGTATGTCGACAAAAATGGCGTTAGCGTTGGCCGTGGGTATCACGTTCCCGATTCTGGACGCATTTGGTTTCTCTGCTGACGGGGACAACTCAGCATCCGCATTGTGGACACTATCTGTGATCTACTCCTGGGTTCCTGTCGTACTTAAATGTGTAGCAATCGCGGCAATCTGGACATTCCCGATCACGCGGGAGCGGCAAGAAATGATCAGACGGCGCTTAGATAAGCGCATTGGGCGGCCTGCATAG